A single genomic interval of Pseudodesulfovibrio sp. S3 harbors:
- a CDS encoding response regulator, giving the protein MRALIVEDEFLSRKVLRSFLMTLFEVDIVVNGREAVEAFKLSHAEKRPYDLILMDIMMPEVDGIEALQKIRAIETENKYRPRVKIIMTTALDDPQTVIKTFYDGEASAYIVKPVAKDKLYNELEKLGLLNK; this is encoded by the coding sequence ATGCGTGCACTCATAGTCGAAGACGAATTTCTCAGTCGAAAAGTTTTACGGTCTTTCCTGATGACTCTCTTCGAAGTTGATATTGTCGTCAACGGACGGGAGGCCGTTGAAGCATTCAAGTTGAGCCATGCGGAAAAAAGACCATACGACCTCATCCTCATGGACATAATGATGCCGGAGGTAGATGGTATTGAGGCTCTGCAGAAAATCAGGGCCATTGAAACGGAAAACAAATACCGCCCCAGGGTGAAGATAATCATGACCACAGCCCTGGATGATCCGCAAACAGTAATAAAAACTTTCTACGATGGAGAGGCTTCGGCTTACATAGTCAAACCAGTGGCCAAGGACAAACTCTACAATGAACTCGAAAAACTCGGACTCTTGAACAAGTAG